The following are encoded in a window of Mycobacterium sp. ELW1 genomic DNA:
- a CDS encoding isoprenylcysteine carboxylmethyltransferase family protein: MSYGVVCHALFVLAVGSMVVAMYFGMSRSLGRVPAPWSWVANAALLLQFPVIHSLLLTGRGRAVLATLAPRGTGATLAPTTYVIAGSLQLIALFALWTPSGTIWWQAQGSALTVVVALYAFAWALLGKSMFDAGLSLQTGSLGWVALLRERKPVFPKMPTTGLFRLTRQPIYVAFTLTVWTVPTWTPDQLILALVFTAYCLLGPLFKEARFRRVFGAEFDNYARAVPYWLPWPGRLRGRSGRHCEPPAGRVRISRRQG, encoded by the coding sequence GTGAGCTACGGCGTCGTTTGTCATGCGCTGTTCGTCCTGGCGGTCGGTTCGATGGTCGTCGCGATGTACTTCGGCATGAGCCGCTCGCTCGGCAGGGTGCCGGCCCCGTGGAGCTGGGTCGCCAACGCCGCCCTTCTGCTTCAGTTCCCGGTCATCCACTCGCTGCTGCTCACCGGCCGCGGCCGGGCAGTCCTCGCCACGCTGGCGCCGCGGGGCACCGGCGCCACGCTGGCGCCGACGACCTACGTCATCGCGGGCTCGCTGCAGCTGATCGCCCTGTTCGCGCTGTGGACGCCGAGCGGAACGATCTGGTGGCAGGCGCAGGGATCGGCGTTGACCGTGGTCGTCGCGCTCTATGCGTTCGCCTGGGCCCTGCTGGGGAAGTCGATGTTCGACGCCGGCCTGTCACTGCAAACCGGCAGCCTGGGCTGGGTCGCCCTGCTGCGCGAGCGCAAGCCGGTCTTTCCGAAAATGCCCACGACCGGCCTTTTCCGGCTCACCCGGCAGCCGATCTACGTCGCGTTCACGCTGACGGTCTGGACCGTACCGACCTGGACTCCTGATCAGCTGATCCTTGCTCTGGTGTTCACCGCATACTGCCTGCTGGGACCGCTTTTCAAGGAGGCCCGCTTCCGGCGTGTGTTCGGTGCCGAATTCGACAACTATGCGCGGGCAGTGCCCTATTGGTTACCGTGGCCAGGTAGGTTGCGAGGCCGTTCGGGGAGGCATTGTGAACCTCCTGCTGGTCGGGTACGTATCAGCAGAAGGCAGGGCTGA